A genome region from Bombilactobacillus bombi includes the following:
- a CDS encoding helix-hairpin-helix domain-containing protein has protein sequence MDKYVIWVKNHLKLVGMLVLTLIILIWQFWPTVKVNNNDVNFDQPKATKKLANKEATTKTSKWIIVDVEGAVNKPGVYHLLPTARVYDAIQHAGGVTEQADLQAINQAQKIHDQSQIFVPDKNNNAARVASSGDVNSANSNAGIEKQVNLNTATIEQLQSLDGIGPKKAELIIKYRQEKGNFSKIEDLTNIQGIGEKTLEKIKSQITI, from the coding sequence TTGGATAAATACGTAATATGGGTGAAAAACCATTTAAAATTAGTAGGTATGTTAGTGTTGACCTTAATAATTTTAATTTGGCAATTTTGGCCAACAGTTAAAGTTAATAATAATGATGTTAATTTTGATCAACCAAAAGCTACTAAAAAACTGGCAAATAAGGAGGCAACAACCAAAACTAGCAAATGGATCATTGTTGACGTTGAAGGCGCAGTTAATAAACCTGGAGTATACCACCTGTTACCAACTGCTCGAGTTTATGATGCCATTCAGCATGCTGGTGGAGTGACTGAGCAAGCAGATTTGCAGGCAATTAATCAAGCTCAAAAAATACATGATCAAAGTCAAATTTTTGTACCAGATAAAAATAATAATGCAGCTAGAGTTGCCAGTAGTGGGGACGTCAATTCAGCTAATAGTAATGCTGGAATAGAAAAACAAGTGAATCTAAATACTGCAACTATAGAGCAATTACAAAGTTTAGATGGTATTGGTCCTAAAAAGGCTGAACTAATTATCAAATATCGTCAAGAAAAGGGAAATTTTAGTAAGATTGAAGATTTAACTAACATTCAAGGAATCGGAGAAAAAACACTTGAAAAAATTAAATCTCAAATTACAATTTGA
- a CDS encoding SepM family pheromone-processing serine protease, translating into MKKHRKLIVITSVVLLLLLVFLPLPFFVESPGSAQPTADVISVNQRHDRHSGKFLFTTVELTSATPLSMVIAAFDPFREVESRQEIMAGDNTKEYLQMQSYFMENASNNAVEAAFKKAHRKYQKDYKGIYVMSLLPKSNFKNHLQVGDIVSKIDGHRFLSSKAFIKYVKSQKVNQRVTVQYQRHGKTYHTRQRLISMNKKQRPGLGISLVDHVKIHTQPKVKINAGDVGGPSAGLMFSLQVYSQLTQQNLTKNRIIAGTGTIDAKGKVGAIGGIDKKVYAANREHAQIFFAPNDPVTKKILKIDPHYQNNYTIAKKAAARLKTKMKIVPVKNLDDAYNYLKTHR; encoded by the coding sequence ATGAAAAAACATCGTAAATTAATTGTTATTACTAGTGTTGTTTTACTTCTACTTTTGGTGTTTTTGCCACTGCCTTTTTTTGTTGAGTCTCCAGGGTCAGCTCAGCCTACTGCAGATGTTATCTCTGTAAATCAGCGCCATGATCGTCATAGTGGCAAGTTTTTATTTACAACAGTGGAATTGACAAGTGCAACACCATTATCAATGGTTATAGCAGCTTTTGATCCATTTCGAGAAGTTGAGTCACGTCAAGAAATAATGGCAGGTGACAACACCAAAGAATATTTGCAGATGCAAAGTTATTTTATGGAAAATGCCAGTAACAATGCGGTAGAAGCTGCATTTAAAAAAGCCCATCGCAAATACCAGAAGGATTATAAGGGTATTTATGTCATGTCACTATTGCCCAAGTCAAACTTTAAAAATCATCTTCAAGTAGGAGATATTGTCTCTAAAATTGATGGTCATCGATTTTTAAGTTCAAAAGCATTTATTAAATATGTCAAATCGCAAAAAGTTAATCAACGCGTGACAGTTCAATATCAACGTCACGGTAAGACATATCATACTCGTCAAAGATTAATATCTATGAATAAAAAGCAACGTCCTGGCTTAGGAATTAGTTTAGTTGATCATGTTAAAATTCATACACAACCTAAAGTGAAGATTAATGCTGGCGACGTTGGTGGTCCTTCAGCAGGATTAATGTTTAGTTTGCAGGTTTATTCGCAATTAACTCAACAAAATTTAACTAAAAATCGTATTATAGCAGGTACTGGTACTATTGATGCCAAAGGCAAAGTAGGTGCGATTGGTGGAATTGATAAAAAAGTTTACGCCGCTAATCGTGAACACGCACAAATATTTTTTGCCCCGAATGATCCCGTGACTAAAAAAATCTTAAAAATCGATCCTCATTATCAAAATAATTATACAATTGCGAAAAAAGCAGCCGCTAGATTAAAAACAAAAATGAAGATAGTTCCTGTAAAAAATTTAGATGATGCTTACAATTATTTAAAAACACATCGGTAA